One window of Elaeis guineensis isolate ETL-2024a chromosome 11, EG11, whole genome shotgun sequence genomic DNA carries:
- the LOC105053582 gene encoding ethylene receptor 2: MLRALWHGLLISSLFFCASAIQIGFPRCNCDGDSLWSTESILQCQKVSDFLIAAAYFSIPLELIYFATCSNLFPFKWIVFLFGAFIVLCGLTHMLNVFTYEPHSFLLMLSLTISKFFTALVSFATAITLLTLIPQLLRVKVRENFLRIKARELDREVGEMKRQEEASWHVRMLTQEIRRSLDKHTILYTTLVELSNTLGLQNCAVWMPNENRREMNLTHELRQRSSSDLYSHSIAIDDPDVMEITETKGVKILRPESMLASASSGGTHEPGAVAAIRMPMLKVSNFKGGTPQIVETSYAILVLVLPRDDSRVWSYHELEIIEVVADQVAVALSHAAVLEESQLMREKLVEQNRALLHAKQDAMMASEARNSFQRTMSQGMRRPIHSILGLLSIMQQEKLSQEQRLVVNTIAKTSSVVSTLISDVMDTSTINSEHFSLVMRPFQLHSMIKEAVNVVRCLCDCRGFGFEFQVDNAVPDRVVGDEKRIFHVILHIIATLFNGHDEGFVTFGVLNYDEVKDGQDREWVPWKSSFSDGYTCVKFEIGIKRLQNDEPGASTVQLAPKPYSEGFEMGLNFSMCKKLVQMMQGNIWAVPNSQGIAQSITLVIQFQPQPLTSVSDVGESSGLYRASSIPNFKGLRVLLADNDDDNRAVTRKLLEKLGCSVSSVTSGIQCLSSFGTASMHFQLVMVDLHMPKMDGFEVAMRIRKFRSRCWPSIVALTASAEDDVWDRCLQCGINGLIRKPVTLQTLAEELHRVLQNT, encoded by the exons ATGTTAAGAGCATTGTGGCATGGGCTTCTGATTTCGTCCCTCTTCTTCTGTGCATCCGCCATACAGATTGGATTCCCCCGGTGCAACTGCGATGGCGACAGCCTCTGGAGCACGGAGAGCATCCTCCAATGCCAGAAGGTGAGCGACTTCTTGATTGCGGCGGCGTACTTCTCCATTCCCCTCGAGCTCATCTACTTCGCAACATGCTCCAACCTCTTCCCCTTCAAATGGATTGTGTTCCTGTTCGGGGCCTTCATAGTCCTCTGTGGACTCACCCACATGCTCAATGTGTTCACCTACGAGCCCCACTCATTCCTTCTGATGCTGAGCCTCACTATTTCCAAATTCTTTACCGCACTTGTCTCATTTGCGACGGCGATCACCCTCTTGACCTTGATACCTCAGCTCCTGAGAGTGAAGGTGAGGGAGAACTTCTTGAGGATAAAAGCCCGGGAGCTGGACAGGGAAGTAGGAGAGATGAAGAGGCAGGAGGAGGCCAGCTGGCATGTGCGAATGCTGACCCAAGAGATCCGTCGGTCGCTCGACAAGCATACGATCTTGTACACCACTTTGGTCGAGCTCTCGAACACATTGGGCCTGCAGAATTGTGCTGTATGGATGCCGAATGAGAACAGAAGGGAAATGAATCTGACTCATGAGTTGAGACAGAGAAGCTCGTCGGATTTGTACAGTCATTCGATTGCAATTGATGATCCAGATGTAATGGAGATCACAGAAACCAAGGGTGTGAAGATATTGAGGCCGGAGTCCATGCTTGCCTCTGCAAGTAGTGGAGGCACGCATGAACCGGGAGCAGTGGCTGCTATACGAATGCCAATGTTAAAGGTGTCCAATTTCAAAGGTGGGACACCACAGATTGTTGAAACAAGCTATGCAATACTGGTTCTGGTCCTTCCTAGAGATGATTCAAGAGTTTGGAGCTACCACGAACTAGAGATTATTGAAGTAGTGGCTGATCAGGTTGCAGTTGCCCTCTCTCATGCGGCGGTTTTGGAGGAATCCCAGTTGATGAGAGAGAAGTTGGTGGAGCAGAACAGGGCTTTGCTGCATGCAAAGCAGGATGCCATGATGGCAAGCGAAGCAAGGAACTCATTTCAAAGGACCATGAGCCAGGGGATGAGAAGGCCCATCCACTCCATCTTGGGTCTGTTGTCTATAATGCAACAAGAAAAATTGAGTCAAGAACAAAGGCTCGTAGTTAATACAATAGCAAAAACCAGTAGTGTTGTGTCAACATTGATTAGTGATGTTATGGATACATCTACCATCAACAGTGAGCACTTTTCTTTGGTCATGAGACCCTTCCAGCTGCATTCTATGATTAAGGAAGCTGTTAATGTTGTCAGATGTCTTTGTGATTGTAGAGGTTTTGGTTTTGAATTTCAGGTTGACAATGCAGTGCCTGATCGGGTTGTTGGTGATGAGAAACGGATTTTTCATGTAATATTGCATATAATAGCTACTCTATTTAATGGGCATGATGAAGGGTTTGTCACGTTTGGGGTGCTTAACTATGATGAGGTCAAGGATGGTCAAGATCGGGAATGGGTTCCATGGAAATCTAGCTTTTCCGATGGATATACCTGTGTGAAGTTTGAAATTGGAATAAAGAGATTGCAAAATGATGAGCcaggtgcatcaacagttcaaCTTGCTCCAAAACCCTATTCTGAAGGGTTTGAGATGGGTCTCAACTTCAGCATGTGCAAGAAGCTTGTCCAG ATGATGCAGGGAAACATTTGGGCAGTTCCAAATTCTCAGGGCATTGCACAAAGCATTACACTTGTTATCCAATTCCAGCCGCAACCTCTCACCTCTGTCTCTGATGTAGGAGAATCCTCAGGTCTTTATCGTGCATCTTCAATCCCTAATTTCAAAGGTCTCAGAGTTCTCCTGGCTGATAATGATGATGACAACAGAGCTGTTACCCGAAAGCTCCTCGAGAAACTAGGTTGCTCCGTCTCCTCTGTCACATCTGGCATCCAATGTCTGAGCTCCTTCGGCACCGCTTCTATGCATTTCCAGCTTGTAATGGTGGACCTTCACATGCCCAAAATGGATGGATTTGAAGTAGCCATGAGAATCCGGAAGTTTAGGAGCAGGTGCTGGCCATCGATTGTGGCTCTGACTGCGAGTGCCGAGGATGATGTATGGGATAGGTGCTTGCAGTGTGGGATAAATGGTCTGATTCGAAAACCAGTCACTCTGCAAACACTGGCAGAAGAGCTGCATAGAGTCCTTCAAAACACTTAG